The genomic DNA GGGCAGGATAGACTGAAGCACAATTTGCGCCTTCGGATGAGCCTCCTTGAGGTCGCGCACAATTTCCTGCTGGTTCGCAAGGATGGTGCGATCGCCCACGTCTTTGATGACATCGTTGATGCCAATCATCACAAAGATCGTTTCGGGTGCAGTTTCATCAAATAAATCGAGCCGCTTGAGCAAGCCTGCTGAGGTTTCTCCCGAAATACCCTGGTTCAGCCAGACCCGCTCTTTGGGCAGCAGATCGCCCGGAAACCAGAGACTAATTGAATCCCCCGCCAGTACCGTCAGCCGTTTGGGGCTTTGGTCAGCGATCGCCGTTGCTTCCCGTCCAAGCTGCTCGATCCACTGCTCATAGCTCAACTGATGCCGGGGATTGGTTTGCAGATCGGCTGGGGAATTTGCTGAGGCGATCGATGCCTGCTGTTGAGGTGAAGTTCCAACCTGAGCAGATTGATTGGCACTCGCCGCCGGGGAAATAGGCAAATATCCAGACCGCAGCAGCGTCAGCAGGGCGAACCCCAGGAAACCGTTTATTGCCAGGGAAATAAACACCCAGCGCGGCAGCAGCGACCATCGGAGCCGCACCGACGAAAACTGGAGAAATTGACGTACGGCACGCAGCCGATGCTGACTTGCACGCCTCAGAGAATAGCGACGCAGGGAGCGTTTATCTTGCACGTCGAACCTTGCCGAGTACGATCGAAGACATCGCCAATCATAACCTGATCTTTCTGCTTTGTTACCCCAATCGATCGAGCTGAATCGCAGATGGCAAGTGAGCGACAAGCCCCTGCCTGAAAGCCAAAAAAGGGGCACAGAAATGCCCCTCAGAGGTTGCTATACTGCTGACGAATTCAAACTAAAAATTCAAAATCGACTCAGCAGTTGCTAAACAGCATTAGACAGAATTAGATCGTATCGACTCTGGACACACCCGTTGAAGTGCCAGGAGTGCCGATCGAGCCAGCCATGCCGCTTGCATCCTTGACAAAGCCGCTGTACGCTTCCATGCCGTGTTCGCCGATATCCAGACCCATGAGTTCCTCCTCTTCGGAAACCCGGATACCCAGAACCGCCTTCAGCACAACCCAGAAGATGGAAGACATGAGGACGGTGAAACCACCCACGGTAATCACACCCAGGAATTGAATCCAGAGTTGACCGATACCGCCACCTGCAAACAGACCCGCAGCCGGACCCGCAGCATACAGCGCACCAGGAACATCGCTCGGACCTACCGCAAACAGACCCAGTGCCAGCGTTCCCCAAACCCCGTTGAACAGGTGAACCGCGATCGCACCAACCGGGTCGTCAATCTTGAGGCGATCGACAAAGATAACCGCGAACACGACCAGAACGCCGCCGATCGCACCAACGATTGCAGATGCCGGAATCGTGATGAAGGCACAGGGAGCCGTTACCGCAACCAGACCCGCCAAAACTCCGTTGATGATCATCGAGAGATCGGGCTTACCCAGCATTAGCCAAGCCACGACCGTAGCAGCCACACCGCCAAAGGCAGCACCAGTGTTGGTGGTCAGTGCAATATGAGCAATCAGAGAGCCATCGCCCACCGCCATTGTGGAACCGGGGTTAAAGCCAAACCAGCCCAACCAGAGGATCAGGGCACCCAGAGTCGCAATGCTCATGTTGTGACCGGGAATGGCGTTCGGCGTACCGTCTGCGTTGTACTTACCAATCCGGGGACCGAGGAATGCAGCACCCATGAGAGCTGCCCAGCCGCCTACAGAGTGAACCACCGTAGAACCCGCGAAGTCGAAGAAACCAAGACTGGCGAGCCAGCCACCGCCCCAGATCCAGTGACCCGTGATCGGGTAGGCAATTCCCACCAGCAGCAAGCTGAAGATGAGGAAGTCAACAAACTTGATCCGCTCCGCCACCGCACCCGAAACGATCGTTGCAGCGGTTCCGGCAAACACAAGCTGGAAGAAGAACTTGGCAGCAAGAGGAACACCCGTCCAGCTGATTGAGCTGTAAACGCCCTGGTAAGCATCCGCAGTGGCAGGGCTATTGTCTGCACCAGAGAGGAAGAAAAGACCGCTGGTACCAAAGAAGGGGTTGCCGTCGCCAAACATCAAGCCGAAGCCGATGAACCAGAAGGCGATCGTTGAAAGGGCGAATACAATCAGGTTTTTTGCCAGGACGTTGACCGCATTCTTCTGGCGGCAGAAACCCGTCTCCAGCATACAGAAACCAGCATTCATGAAGAACACCAGCATTCCGGCAACCATGACCCACATGGTATCCAAGCCTACCCGCAGTCCGGCTTCTAGTTCAGCAAGCTGGTCAGTCGAGGGAGTTTGTGCCGAGGCAGAAACCGAAGACATCAGTACCAGCAGACCTGCCAGCGGAATGCAAGCTTGCAGCGAGATGGGCAGCCGACGAATTTTCTTGAAATATTTCTGGGCGTAGTAAACGACTTCAGACTTAGCCCAAAATCTAGCCAAGCTATCAGCGATCGATCGCTTTTGGCGAGTTTTCATTCGCCTGTGCGCTAATTTAGACATTTTACTGGACTTTCCTTCAGCAAGTGAATGCAATAGAACTATGCACTCTGCAAAGACTACAGGGCGCAGCCGATTCGGATAGGGGAGCAACCCAGCCTCACATTGAACCTCAAATGGGTAGAGGCGCAGACTGAGGCATGATTCTTATGCAATGCAGCCACAGGCAGGTTGCCTAGATTCGATGGAAGGGGGTAAAGACACCCCACAGCCATAAACCTCTGCAATTCCACAGGGGCTACAAATCTAATGTTTCAAATTGCATCAATCTTGATGAATGAATTCTGTATCTTGAAATACAATTCTCCGCAGAGCGATTTCTAATGTTTGCCAGGAGGTAGATAGAGTAAGGCTTGTAAAGCTTTAATGAAGTTTTAAGGCTGCTTGAGAGAATTTTCTATTTGTAAACAGTCTCGTCCTGCTTGCGCCAGGCAGGATCGACAATGCAAATAAAAACCAGAGGCTCCTGCCCGCGATTGGCAATGTACTGCTTGGCATTGGGCGGAATGTAGACTGCATCTCCAGGCTCTACAACCTGGGTTTCTTCGTCAATATGCATTTCACCCGTACCGCTGAGAATGTAGTAAACCTCAGAGGTTGTCAGCGAGTGGAGGAGGGAAACCTGCCCCGGCGGCACGATCGCATGAGCGAGACTGTAGCGTAGCTCGATCGGCTGTTTGTCTGGATGGAACAGCTCTCTCAGATTGGTTCCGTCTCCTGCGACGAATTCTGGACAGTTCCTCAGCTTTTGAATCAGCATTGCACCGCTTCCCAATTGACACTTGCGATTAATAATCTTGATCCTGTGTCAATCCTATTGCGACCTGTTTCAATCCGTTTTCAATTCTCAGGAATTATTAATTAATAGGCTATTAGTAGACGCGATCGGAGTTTGCCACAGAGGCATAGCCACGAGCTTCAAAGTCGCGACAATTGACTGCCTCTTCCGAGCCTGCCGCGCTAGGATGAACCGGACATTTTAGAAAGTGGGTATTTGTGAAATACTGACAGTTCGCACAGGGAATTTGGTGCATCCGCTGGGCAACCCTAACACTGTCTCTTGCAGCTGCCCAGAGGCTCCAACCGACAATGCCCACAAGCCCCCACGCCAGGACAAAGCAAAGAGGAACCAGCGCAGGCTGAATGAGCTGATTGATGTGATGCAGAGTCGTCAAAAATAGCTGAAGCATGGCTTGTCGAGGAGTGAGGGTTGTTTGGATAGTAATTTTGGGCGAAATACTAATTCGAGAACGATCGGTGGTCAATCATTGAGCCAACAACTGATTTGAATTCGATATCCTAATTTACCGTTTTAGGTCTTTCGGACTAACAGGAATTAGAATTGAGCAATTGTCTTTACCTTTTGCATTATGTAGCTTCTATTTATTTTATTCCTGCTGCTAAAGGCTGAATCACCTGCTCCTACTTGAGTGAGAAGCCGAGTCATCCTAGCGGGTATGGATGAGAGCATGGAGGATGAAAGCATGGGGGATGAAAGCGTCAGTGTAGGGTAATTTCTGATGTTGACTCAGTGCAGCTGTATTGACTCACCTGGCTTGACTGAATTGGGTTAGCTCAATTGAGCTTAGTTAGATTGATTGGCTAAACGGGGTTGTCTAAATGTTGAATTCGCCGCATCCTCACCGGACGACGAAGAACTCATCCGTTTCGGCAGAGTGTTCCAGTCAATAGTTCCGGCAAATGCTCCATAATAGAAGGCTGCAACCTTAAAAAAGATCCAAAGTCCCATCGGAATACCGGAGTTCTGTGGGATGATGAAAGGTATGCTATGGATTGTTGTTGAATTGACAGACAGGTAGCGCAATATGGCACTCCAACTTGGTGATACGGTTCCCAACTTTACGCAAGACTCCACTGAAGGAGTCATTAATTTTTACGACTGGGCAGGTGATAGCTGGGTCGTTCTGTTCTCCCACCCCAAAGACTTCACGCCCGTTTGCACAACAGAGCTGGGCACCGTCGCAAGACTCAAGCCTGAGTTCGACAAGCGCAACGCAAAAGTGATTGCCCTCAGCGTCGATGATTCAGATTCCCACCGGAGCTGGGTAGGCGACATTGAAGAAACGCAGAAAGCGACGATGAACTACCCCATTCTGGCTGACCCCGATCGTAAGGTGTCTGACCTGTATGGCATGATTCACCCCAACGCCAACAACACTCTGACGGTGCGATCGGTCTTCATCATTGATCCCCAGAAGAAGCTGCGCCTCACTTTCACCTATCCCGCCAGCACGGGACGGAACTTCGATGAAATCCTGCGGGTGATTGATTCGCTCCAGCTCACGGACAACTACAGCGTTGCGACCCCGGCGGACTGGAAAGATGGCGGTGACTGTGTGGTCGTTCCTTCGATTCCAACCGAAGAAGCAAAGCAAAAATTCCCCAAAGGTGTGACGGAAGTGAAGCCCTATCTGCGGTTAACGCCTCAGCCGAACAAGTAGATTGCCCAGGCGATCGATTTCAGAAGAACCGTTTCGGTTAAAAATCTTCGTTCATAAGTAAATTGGGAGTGTGGGATAACCATGCTCCCTTTTTTGCCATTTTTATGGCTATTTCCATGTTTTTTTGTCGTCCTCTCGACCGTGTGTTTCTGGGAGTCCAGAGACTTTTTGCAGTGGGATTATGAGGGCGGGTATTTTTTCTGGAACGCCTGGGTAATATCTTCATAAATCGGCATTCGTGTTTTGGCAGCGGTGTTTTAGCAGTCGTGTTTCGGCAGCGGTATTTTGACATTGGGGTTTTACCCGTATTTCACCAGACCGCAACAGGAAAATCTCCTGCATGAAGCGGGCATCACTTTCCCTCTTGCTCTTCTTCCGTCCCAATCTTTTAATTTGGTGCAGATTGTGCTTTCCCTGATATTTCTTCTGCGGTTTTCATTTCATCCTGTTACGCTCAGTCGGGCTATGGCGGGTCAGGCTTCGAGTCGGATCTTGGGGCAAACGGCGAGCCGGATACCCATGCAAAACAGTTCTGGTTTAGGGGAAATTGCCCTCAGTCTGATGCTGCTCTGTCTAGCGGGCGCGATCGTTCTTTTATGGAGGCGCTTAAAATCCAGCCAGAGTGAATGCTACCATCTGCAAAACCGTCTGGCAGACGCGATCGAGCAAACTCAGGTCTTGCTGCACACTATCCGCGACGGTGTGATTACCACCAATGCCCATGGACAGGTAGAACTGCTCAATCCGGTTGCCGAATATCTGACCCAATGGCAAACCCGCGAGGCACAGGGACGATCGCTCTCGGAAATTCTGCCGCTGCGGGACTGTACGACTGGAGAACCGCTGCTGGAATTTACGCCAAACCATACGTTGGAACGGCACACACTGAACTCCGCTGCCCGTGCTGCCCTGCTGCAAACCAAAGACCAGACCGAAAAACAGGTTGATAGCACCCAGATTGAGATCTATGCGCCAACGGGACAGATCACAAGCCGGGTGATTGTGCTGCGGGAAGCGGCGACTCTGCTGGCAGCCGGGCGTGTTGCAACCTGGCAAGACCGCTACGATGCCCTTACCGGACTGGTGAACCGACAGGAATTTGAACACTGCCTCCAGCAGACGATCGCCCTCATGCCGCCAGACAGTCAGGAACATAGTCTGTGCCTGCTGGATCTCGATCGCTTTCGTGAAATTAATCAAATCTGCGGCTACGGAGCAGGGAATGATTTACTGCGTCAGGTGAGCCGACTGCTGCAAGGCAAGGTGCGGCGGGCAGACACCATCGCTCGTCTGGGCGGAGATGAATTTGCGATTCTGCTATACCAATGCCCCACGGAGCAAGCAATGTATGTGGCGCAGTCCCTCTGTGAGGCAATTGAAAATCTCTGGTTTGAGTGGCAGGGACAGCAGTTTTCCGTCGGGGTCAGTATTGGGCTGGTGGGACTGACGGCAGATGCTGATCCGGTGACAGCCCTGAAAGCCGCAGATAAAGCCTGCACGATCGCGAAACGGCACAATCAGGGAGGGGTTCACCTTTACCAGATGGAGTCCCCATCGGCTGCGTCTGCCTCCCGTCTGGGTTCGGCGGAGATTTTGCAGGCATTAGAATCTAATCGGCTGCGCCTGTACAGGCAAAAGATCCTGCCGCTGCACGGGGAAGAAACGAGTCATGCAGTCCTGCTGCGCATGGTTGATTCATCGGGAAATCTTGTTGCCCCGGCAGAGTTCACAACCGCAGCGGCAAGCCATCAGTTCATCGACCTGCTCGATCGGTGGGTGATCACAACCTTGCTGGCAAGCCAGACCAGATCAGCAGCGGTGCGTTCGCGCTACAGCATCAGTCTCTCCGAGGGCAGTTTGACCGATCCGCAGTTTGCCGAATTTCTGCAAGAGCAGTTCCAGACCTGCGAGGTTGCACCACACCGCATTTGCTTTAATCTCTCTGAATCCGCCATTCGCAATCGTCTTGAGACCGCAGTTCCCTTTATCCAGCGGCTTAAGCAGATGGGGTGTCAGGTGGCGATCGCGGATTTTGACGGCAATCTCACCACACTGACTGACCTGGCGGAACTGCCGATCGATTATCTAAAAATTCGCGCCGCCCTGATCCAGTCCCTCTTGACCGATCCGGCTACCTTCGCCATTGTGGAAGGAATTCATCACACTGCCCACCGCCTGGGGATGAAAACGATCGCAGGCGCAGTTTCGACTCTTGAAATACAGCGAAAACTTGCCGCGATCGGGATTGACTACCTTCAGGGCGATGCAGTGGCAGAACCTCAGGAACTATCGGCTCAAACGCTGAAAACTGTCCTGGAGACGCAGTCTGACTCACCCAGCCTGACTGGGAAATAGTCTATCTCACAGGTGCTGCGGAGGGCAGGGTAGAAAAGCTATTCGCCGCAGTAGACGATCAGATCAATTTCAACATCCCCGAATCCGGCAAGGGCAGTCACGCCGATCGCCGTGCGTCCAGGAAATCCACCGTTAGGAAAATAGGAGGCATAGATTTGGTTAACGGTCGCTAAATGGCGAAAATCCGTGAGAAAAACCCGCGCCATGACAACCCGCTCAAAGCTGCTTCCCGCATGATCCAGCACCATTTTCAGGTTTTGCATCACGCGATGGGTCTGATCTTCGATCGAACCGCGATCGACCTGTCCAGTCTCCGGATTCTGGGACAGCTGCCCCGTCACAAACAAAAAGTCTCCGGCGCGAACTGCGTGACAGTAGGGCGAAACGGGCGGCAGGACGTTTTCTGGGAGATTAATGCGCTCAAACATAAATTTCGATCTCGAATAGAAACGACGGAAACTAAAAACCGGCTGAAGCGTAGTTTAAGGGAATAAGTTTAGGGGAATACAGATGGAAGTTAAATTTCCGCCCCTCACCCACCTCGTAAAAAACCTTTAGAATGTCCCACATTTGGTAGGATTCGATCGATCAAGTTGCCATGATTCCAGCTTAAAGTAGTGACTTCGCGCAATTTCTGAGGAGCTTCTGTGATTTTCACGATTCAAAATGCACTTGTTCCGGTTGAATCAGGATACGCGGTGGTTGATGTTCGCATTGAAGACCATTCCATTGCTGCCATTGCGCCCAACCTGGAACCCGCAGGCACCCTAATCAACGGAAACAATAAGCTGCTGTTGCCCGGATTCATCAACGCCCATACCCATTCCTCAGAACTGTGGCAGCGAGGCATTATTCCGCCGTACCCTCTGGAATTATGGCTTGCAGAACTCTATGACTTTACGCCGCTCAACCCAGAGCAGATCTATCTCAGTGCTTTGGCAACCGCTGTGGAAACCCTGCTATCCGGTGGAACCTGCATTGTCGATCATCTGGTGCTGATCCCCGGACAGGAGGAAGAAACGATCGCGGCAGCGGTACGCGGATACCGGGAGATTGGCATTCGTGCCTTTGTTGGTCCGCTCATTCAGGATGCCTCCCTGACTGCCAGCATTCCCTCCGGCGGCAAGTCCCGCGACCACCAGCCCTACATTCGCACAACCGAGGACACCCTGGCGCTCATGGAGCGCGTGATCGATCGCTTCCATTGCCCGGAGGAGGGGATTCACATCATGCTGGCTCCGACAGGAATGCAGCTCTGTTCCGATGCCCTGTTTGAAGGTTGCATTGCCTTGAGCGATCGCTATCAGCTTTGCTGCCATACCCACCTGCTCGAAACCAGAGCGCAGCAGCTTCTAGCACAGGAAAAATACGGCTATAGCGCCGTCCAGCACTTAAAGCATCTCGGATTTCTTACGCCTCGGACTTCGCTGGCTCACTGCGTCTGGCTGGATGATGCGGACGTTGCCATCCTGGCGGAAACGCGATCGACAGTGGTACACAATCCCCTCAGCAATCTGCGGTTGGGGAGCGGCATTGCTCCAATTTTGAAATATCGGCAGGCGGGCGTTAATGTCACCTTTGGCTGCGATGGAGCCAGCAGCAACGACGGGCAGGATTTGCTGGAGGTCATCAAGGTTGGCACCCTCCTGCATAACGTCACCGATATCGACTACCGCCACTGGATTACTCCGCGTCAGGCGATCGAGATGGCATCGCTGGGCGGCGCTACGGGTTTAAATCTGGCGGATCAGATCGGCTCTCTCACCGTCGGCAAAAGGGCGGATTTGGTACTGTATGACTTAACCAATCTTTCGCTGCTGCCCCGCACTGATCCGGTCGGCTTGCTAGTTACGGGTAGACCGACGGGTGTAGTGGCTCAGGTTTGGGTCAACGGTCAAACCCTGGTATCTGAAGGAACTGTACAGACGATTGACGTAAATCAACTGCGGCAGGAACTCTTCGATCGCAGTACATGGCAATCCAACCGTCAATCCAAAATGGTGCCGCAGGTCGAAGCCCATTATCGAGCAGTGATGCAGCTTCCCAACGACTAATTCAAAACAGAGTCTATAGCAGTCTAAAACATCCCCAAAGCGTTTAAGGATTCTGCTGTTCGCGGATGGTCTCAGCGGGTTGGGGCACTTTCTCCGAGGCGATCGAGGCAGGCAGATTCAGAGACGAGTCCGAGCGGTGGGACGGAGAAGCGTGGGAATTGCCGTTTTGGGAGGGGAGCAGAGGGGAGGAGCGGGTGTGATGACGTGGGGATTGATCGATCGACTCCGTTAAGCCGTCCTGAGGGAAATGATGCTGGGGCGAATGATGCCGAGGGGCGGGTGTCTCCGGATTGAGACCATTTAGATCGAAGGCAGGCTGCGTCGAGAGATTTTGCCGGACATGAAGGGAAACCTGCTCGGAATGGCGCTCCACGGAAACCGTCATCGACTCTGTCTCCAATTCCCCGTCTAACTCTTCGCGGTCAGCCTCCTGGGTTTCCTCAAATTCTTCAACCTGGGAGGCGGGCAAACGCGGGGGAATAGCGGCATCACGCCGATTGGACGGACGCACGAAAGTATCCAGAGCTGCTTTGAACCCGGCAACAACGCTGCGCGTGGTGACTTTCGCCTGTTTTGCCTGCTGCCGCACCCCAGTCATGCCCTCATCCACCTGTTGGGTCACTCGACCAACATTCTGCACTCCCTCAGTCATATCGTCGGTGAGTTCGGTAATTTCCATACTGGTAAGACGAATCGCTTCCAGCGTGGGCGGTAGCTCCCGATTCAGCGTGTCAAACAGTTTTTCTGCGCTGCGGGCAGCCCTTGATAGTTCTTGAAAGGCAGGCAAAGCTGCCATTAGCACCGCTGTAATGCTAACTGCGACCAGCAAAATCGAGAGTCCTAGCCAAAACAAAGGGTCTAACACGCTGATTCCCTATCTCACCAACACATTGATCAACACATCTACTGAGAATTTATCGTTCACCGTCCAGCGGCACCTGTGCTTTTATGCTGATTCCCGCCCAGAAGGACGTGCCTCCACAACCGATCGCGTTTCCTGCTGCTCTAATACCTGACGCTCCCGCTGGCTGGCTTCCAGTCCCGCAGCAATAGCATCCTGCAAGCGATTCAGCGTTTTATCCCAGTTGCGTAGCGCCGTTTCGGAAAGGCGATCGGCTTGAAGCTGCACGCTAGTTGATAAATCCTCTGCTAGTTCGGGCAGGGCATCCGCTGATTTTTTGAGAAATTGCCGGGTTTCCCGACCCGATCGCGGAGCCGCAAGCAGCCCACTTACCACACCGACGACTGCCCCAACCAGTAGTCCGCCAATAAATACTCCAGATCCTCCAGAACGGTTCTCTGTCATGGTTATTTCACCTTTCTGCTGAATCCAATATCCGGTTCAGAATATCACTATCTCAAGATTAGACAATTTCCGTTCGTTCGCGCGCTCTAATTCAGGCTCCCCGAACCCCAGAGCGAATCATGCGGGCAACGAGGGTCAGGCTTCGGGTTTGGCGAGCGGGGATCACAGAGCGGTACTGCCGCCAAACGACCTGCCCCAATCCCAGCAGGGCAATCAATTTTTGAGCTTTTTCAAGCTGAATTGCCGCCTTGCGATACTGATGACGTGCCTGAGCTACACCGCCCTGCCCCTTAAGGACAAACCTCGGCGCATCGTGCAGAGCACTGTGGGTGCTTCTTTCGGCTGCTATCAGCGCATCCGCCGCCTTTGCCAGTGCCCTCCGCAGTTGCAGAAGTCGCCAAGCTACGTAGAAGCCGAGCGAAGCGATCAGAATATTCAATGCCACAACTGTTATTACCATGTTTGCTGGTTCGATCGCACGACAGTCATTCTCAAATCATTATGCTCGATTATCCGGGCGCGATTATGCAAATTGCTCGATCATTCTGAATTGCCCGATTACTCTAAATTCTGTCTAATGGCATAATCTCCATTCTGTTGTCTCAAAAGCCAGCGATCGAGGAATCAATCAATAGAGGGACTTTAAAGAGGCTTTAGAGGAACTTTTGGGTTAGAAGGCATTGTTTCACCTGAATCTTCTGTCTCCTTAATCCGTTGTGCGCTGTCACCAGCCAATTTGCGGAAACGACATGACAAATTTTTCATGACAGGGGGGAAAGCTAGGGCAGAAGCAATTGGGGGGATTCAATATGCAGAGTCGAGATCGCGACAGTCAAATCCGTGGAGCCAGGCTTCTGGGTTCCTCCACGAGAGGCTCTTTAAACCAGAGAAACGATCGCGATGATCTCTTCCGCTTCAACCTTAGTGGGCGGAGCAGCGTTAATCTTGAGCTTTCGGGTATTACACGCCGAACCAACGCAGATGTCGAGCTATATCGTCTGAATCGACCGCTTCAGGATGTGGTTCGCAGCATTGGCAGAGTCAGCTTTAGAATGCTGAGGGGAACACAGCGATCGCAAAACCTTTCCCTGGTAGCGTCCTCCAGACGGGGCGGAAACAGAAGCGAGCAAGTCAGCACAACCCTGGAAGCCGGGGACTATATCGTGCGAGTTTTGCAGCGTCAGGGCAACAGCCGCTATCAGCTGAGTTTCCGCAGTACGGTGATTTTGCCGCCCCCGCCTCCAGAAAATCCTGTCCCCGTCCCCACACCCACACCCGGTCCATCGCCTACCCCCACACCCGGTCCAGCACCCACACCCACACCGGCACCCGCAATTCCACTCGCCATTCCAACAGCAAACGCCATTACCGGCAATGTGGGCGGCGCCAGACCCCTGGTGGATTACTCCTTCAGCGTAGCGGACAGCCGGGATCTGGAATTTAACCTATCTGGATTAACTGGCGATGCCGATGTGGCGATTCTGGCAGCCGATCGCGCTACCGTCCTGCGGACATCCAGCAATTTAGGTGCCAATCCGGAGCGGTTTATTCAGACCCTCCCCTCTGGCGGCTATTTCCTACGCGTTTTCCGCAAGGATGCCACCGTTAACACTAACTTCCAGCTTCGGGTAACTCCTCTAACGGACGCGGTAAATGGCGATACCGAGGTTTCTGCGGTACCCATTACCTTCAACCCCACGACCCAGACCTTCACGCAGTCCAACTACGTTGGAGAGAATACGCAATCGCCGTTTGACTACTATCAGTTCACGACGCCCGTGGGTCAGGCGCAGTTCTTGACCGCACAGATGACAGGCTTGTTTGACAACCTGGATATTGAGCTTTACTCCCCCTCCGATCCAACCACCGTTTTGCAGTCTAACAAGGCGGGGGCAAGCGAGGAAACCTTTGGCGGTACCCTGGCAGGCGGGACAACCTATATCCTCAAGGTCGCATCGGGAGCAGTTGCACCAGGAGCAACCCCAGCTGGATCAACCTATAACCTCAGCCTACGCCTTAGCCCCACCCAGTCTCGTCCTAGCGTCAGCCGCGACATTAGCTTTGGACCCAACGGTTCCGGCATTGAAAGATTAACGGCTGCGGGTTCCCGTGCCTACTTTATTGCCAACGACGGTAGCGGCAAAGCCCTCTGGGTCAGCGACGGGACGCTGAACGGCACCCGATCGATCCGCCGATTCGATGAGATTGGTGCATTTGCAACGGTGGACGGCATTCTCTATTTCTCAGCCAACGATGGCGTGAGCGGAACTGAACTCTGGCGATCGGATGGTACAGCCGCAGGTACCCGTATTGTGCAGGATTACCGTCCCGGTACCGGAAACCTCAATCCACAGGAGTTTACTGTTGTAGGCAATCGTCTGTACTTCCTTGGACAGTCGGCAGGGGTGGGTAGCGTCAACTTGTTCTACCTTTCCAGCAACGCTCAAAGTCCGATTCAGGAGGTGATTACCGCTACCAGCAATCCGAATGTGGAGGCGCTGAATGTGGGCAAACTCACGGCGATCGGCGATACGCTTTACTTCACTAGCAGTGAAAGGATCGGTGCAACCAGCAACAGCGGTCTTGAGCTAATGCGGATTCAGGACGCAGATAACTCGACGACAATCCAAAGAATCGATGTCTTTGAGAACCTTGGACCTTCAACCCCAGAGGCATCATCGCCCACGTTCCTCACGGCAGTGGGTAACTCGCTCTTCTTCCAGGCGCGTCGTCTCGTTGAAGGTGCAGCGAGAACAGAACTTGTCCGCTTCACACCAGGCGATGGCGTAACGACAGTAGATACCCTGACTACTTTTGACGTGCCGCCCAACGATCTTGCCTCAACTCCTGCCAATCTGATTAACATCGACGGAACGCTCTACTTTACCGCCAGCGGTGAGAATGCCTCTGGAGCGGACATTGGGAATGAGCTGTGGGCGCTCCCCAACGCAGAAACGGCGCTTGAAACCCAGGCTCCTGTCCTGGTA from Leptolyngbya ohadii IS1 includes the following:
- a CDS encoding SGNH/GDSL hydrolase family protein; translated protein: MQDKRSLRRYSLRRASQHRLRAVRQFLQFSSVRLRWSLLPRWVFISLAINGFLGFALLTLLRSGYLPISPAASANQSAQVGTSPQQQASIASANSPADLQTNPRHQLSYEQWIEQLGREATAIADQSPKRLTVLAGDSISLWFPGDLLPKERVWLNQGISGETSAGLLKRLDLFDETAPETIFVMIGINDVIKDVGDRTILANQQEIVRDLKEAHPKAQIVLQSILPHAGEAATWEGRDRLLAIPNTRIQELNRQLEAIAREEGIYFLNLYPLFADSSGDLRMEYSTDGLHLNPRGYEVWSVALQVYGHEVLEPALGE
- a CDS encoding ammonium transporter — its product is MKTRQKRSIADSLARFWAKSEVVYYAQKYFKKIRRLPISLQACIPLAGLLVLMSSVSASAQTPSTDQLAELEAGLRVGLDTMWVMVAGMLVFFMNAGFCMLETGFCRQKNAVNVLAKNLIVFALSTIAFWFIGFGLMFGDGNPFFGTSGLFFLSGADNSPATADAYQGVYSSISWTGVPLAAKFFFQLVFAGTAATIVSGAVAERIKFVDFLIFSLLLVGIAYPITGHWIWGGGWLASLGFFDFAGSTVVHSVGGWAALMGAAFLGPRIGKYNADGTPNAIPGHNMSIATLGALILWLGWFGFNPGSTMAVGDGSLIAHIALTTNTGAAFGGVAATVVAWLMLGKPDLSMIINGVLAGLVAVTAPCAFITIPASAIVGAIGGVLVVFAVIFVDRLKIDDPVGAIAVHLFNGVWGTLALGLFAVGPSDVPGALYAAGPAAGLFAGGGIGQLWIQFLGVITVGGFTVLMSSIFWVVLKAVLGIRVSEEEELMGLDIGEHGMEAYSGFVKDASGMAGSIGTPGTSTGVSRVDTI
- a CDS encoding cupin domain-containing protein — encoded protein: MLIQKLRNCPEFVAGDGTNLRELFHPDKQPIELRYSLAHAIVPPGQVSLLHSLTTSEVYYILSGTGEMHIDEETQVVEPGDAVYIPPNAKQYIANRGQEPLVFICIVDPAWRKQDETVYK
- a CDS encoding peroxiredoxin, which encodes MALQLGDTVPNFTQDSTEGVINFYDWAGDSWVVLFSHPKDFTPVCTTELGTVARLKPEFDKRNAKVIALSVDDSDSHRSWVGDIEETQKATMNYPILADPDRKVSDLYGMIHPNANNTLTVRSVFIIDPQKKLRLTFTYPASTGRNFDEILRVIDSLQLTDNYSVATPADWKDGGDCVVVPSIPTEEAKQKFPKGVTEVKPYLRLTPQPNK
- a CDS encoding EAL domain-containing protein, with protein sequence MQNSSGLGEIALSLMLLCLAGAIVLLWRRLKSSQSECYHLQNRLADAIEQTQVLLHTIRDGVITTNAHGQVELLNPVAEYLTQWQTREAQGRSLSEILPLRDCTTGEPLLEFTPNHTLERHTLNSAARAALLQTKDQTEKQVDSTQIEIYAPTGQITSRVIVLREAATLLAAGRVATWQDRYDALTGLVNRQEFEHCLQQTIALMPPDSQEHSLCLLDLDRFREINQICGYGAGNDLLRQVSRLLQGKVRRADTIARLGGDEFAILLYQCPTEQAMYVAQSLCEAIENLWFEWQGQQFSVGVSIGLVGLTADADPVTALKAADKACTIAKRHNQGGVHLYQMESPSAASASRLGSAEILQALESNRLRLYRQKILPLHGEETSHAVLLRMVDSSGNLVAPAEFTTAAASHQFIDLLDRWVITTLLASQTRSAAVRSRYSISLSEGSLTDPQFAEFLQEQFQTCEVAPHRICFNLSESAIRNRLETAVPFIQRLKQMGCQVAIADFDGNLTTLTDLAELPIDYLKIRAALIQSLLTDPATFAIVEGIHHTAHRLGMKTIAGAVSTLEIQRKLAAIGIDYLQGDAVAEPQELSAQTLKTVLETQSDSPSLTGK
- a CDS encoding RidA family protein, translated to MFERINLPENVLPPVSPYCHAVRAGDFLFVTGQLSQNPETGQVDRGSIEDQTHRVMQNLKMVLDHAGSSFERVVMARVFLTDFRHLATVNQIYASYFPNGGFPGRTAIGVTALAGFGDVEIDLIVYCGE